One window of the Candidatus Firestonebacteria bacterium RIFOXYD2_FULL_39_29 genome contains the following:
- a CDS encoding type II secretion system protein GspG — MRLKRNRGFTLIEILAVMAIIGILAVTLAPRFVGRTEDAKVAAAKADIAAIEVALDAYEADNGIYVTTEQSLDALVSITNIPPVPANWKGPYLKKRAGKDSWGNPYIYVCPGTYNTGSYDVYSLGKDGQEGGEGFNADITNWSQE; from the coding sequence ATGCGTTTAAAAAGAAACAGGGGTTTCACACTTATCGAGATATTGGCTGTTATGGCTATTATTGGTATTCTTGCGGTAACGTTAGCTCCAAGATTTGTAGGCAGAACTGAAGATGCAAAGGTTGCCGCGGCCAAGGCCGATATTGCGGCCATAGAGGTGGCGCTTGATGCATATGAAGCTGATAACGGTATTTATGTAACTACAGAACAAAGTCTTGATGCTCTTGTGTCAATTACAAATATTCCGCCTGTTCCGGCTAATTGGAAGGGTCCTTATTTAAAAAAAAGAGCAGGCAAAGATTCCTGGGGCAATCCATATATCTATGTGTGCCCCGGAACGTACAATACCGGCTCTTATGATGTATATTCTTTAGGTAAAGACGGACAGGAAGGCGGTGAAGGCTTTAATGCTGATATTACGAACTGGTCGCAAGAGTAA